The Geminocystis sp. NIES-3708 genomic sequence ATGTAAATACTTTCTAGGATTTAATGACCCTTTAATTGATCGAGTTACTAGGGTATTCAGATTAAACATCACTCCTCACGAGTTTGATTGAAATAAAATTGTTATTAAGAGTTTATACTTTTATAAACAAATATTCTTCTATACAATTACTTATCATGGAAAATAAGTACGGATTTTATTCTACATTATTATTGCCTTTTTATGAATTTGACAGTTGATTTAAGGGTGGCAAAAATTCCTTATTTAGGTTTAATTGCTGTGCATTATTGGTTTATCATTATTGAAAATAACAATTTTGAACGTTGGGAGATATGGCAAAGTAAACATTTAGTAACCACAAGTTGGGGACACTTACACCAAAATTTAATGACGGCTACTCAAGGGGTTGGGAATGGTAGTAGTTGGTTAGAAACTCAGTGGATAGGAAAAGAAGCAGAAATATTAAGAAAAATTATTCGAGAAAGTCCAGAACAATATCCTTATAATTATATTTATCATTACTATCCTGGACCAAATAGTAACACTTATGTTCAATGGATTCTTAATCAAGCTAATATTCCTTATATTTTAGAAAGACGTGGCTTAGGTAAAAATTATCTTAAATATAATTATTTTCTAGCTAATTTGAGGAATTAAGTTGATTTTTCAAGGTATTTAATTTTTGAAATAATTGTCTAATCTTGTCTAAATCTTTATTTCCAGGACTAATTTCCACACCACTAGAAACATCAATACCATCACATTTCAATATTTCTAAAGCATTCAAAACATTATCAGGATTAATACCACCTGCCAATAACCAAGGGCGAGAAGGGCGAAAATTAAGTAATTCTAACCAATTTAATATTTTTCCAGTACCACCGTAAACCCCTTGTTGATAAGCGTCTAATAAAATGGTATCGATAACAGGAATATAACTATCTAATAAGGCTAAAGATTCTGGATTTTGATAGCGAAAGGCTTTAATAATTTCAATATCAGGCAAAAATTCCCTTAATTGAGCACAAAAAGCTGTACTTTCTTCCCCATGTAATTGTATTCCTGTTAATCCTGTTTCTTGAACTGTTTTAATAAGATTATCAATATTTTCATTAACAAATATACCTATCTTGCTTATTTCTTTCGGTAATTGTTGAATAATATTTTTGATTATTTCATTGTTAACATATCGAGGAGATTTTGCCACACAAATAAATCCGAGAGTATCAGCTCCAGAATTGACGATAGCTAAACCTTGTTCTAAATTAGTAATACCACATATTTTGACGCGCATAATGAGAAATCAATCAATTTTTAGTAAGAAAAGTTAATAATAAAAATAATTAATAAATTTTAAGAAAACAAGCAAAAAAGGTACTATAAACATTACCATAACAAAAATAGTTAACATAAATCAAATTAAATTAAAATCATGAATTATTTAGTATTATCTAATCTTCTAGCTAATATTCCCCAAACAGTAGAATGGAATTTTAACATTGCATTAGTAATGATTTCAGCAAATTTACTGGCAGTTTTTATCGGACGATTTGCCATTCAAAAAGCGGGAATTGGTCCTGATTTACCCGTAGATAAACCTGCATTATGGAAAAAATTTGGCTTACCTGAATTATTAGCTACCCTGAGTTTTGGACATATTTTAGGAGCCGGTTTTGTCTTAGGATTATCTAATGCAGGACTTTTGTAACAATTAATAATTAACAATTAATAATTAACAATTAAGATTTACTGAATAAGTAAAAATTTTGTCAAGTAACAGTTTTGGAAAAACTATATCAACAAAAAAGTCTTAGATTTTGCCTACTTTTATTCAAACAATCAACATTTTCGTCTTAAATTCTTAGTTTTGAATATGAGTTTACTTAATTCTATGGTGAATAATATCAACTATGAACTAAATCATGTAAAATATGAGAGTGTATCGAGTCAAACTTGTAAACAATCCTTTTTTTGACTTATAACAAAAGTAACAATCTTTACTCAGATGAAACGTCGGTGATTACCTTAACTCTCTTACATCCTCTCAAATCAATTGCAGTTCAAAAATGGAATTTTGAACCAAATTCAGTAATTAGAATTGGTAGAGCTAATGATAATGAGGTAGTTCTGTATAGTGCAGTCGTATCTCGTCATCATCTGGAAATTCGCCCTAGAGGGAATGATTGGGCATTGGTGAATTTAGGCTCGAATGGCACTTTTATCAATGGTAAAAAGATTAATAAAGTTTTAGTGAAAGATGGAATGGTAATACGTTTAGCAAGTTCTGGTCCTAAAATTAAAATTACTTTAGCACAAGGTGTTGAAAGTAATGTTACTCAAGAATCTAATAAGCCTAAAACTCAACCTCTTACTAGCAGAGATATTTCTAAAGACACAGTGATGAATTAATTTCTCTTAGACTGGAATACTTGATTTTAAATTATTCATTATTAATTGTTTACGACTTTCCTTGGTTAATTTTTCAATGACATCAATATTAGGGGGTTGATTACTCTCTATTTGATTTAGCCAAAGTAGATATTCTATATTTCCTGCTGGTCCTGTAATGGGAGACCATGTTAAACTTTGATATTGCCAACTTAGTCTGAGTGCTTCAGTTAAAACTTGATTAATGGCTTCAGCTTGAATTTGAGCATCTCTGACAACACCATTTTTACCGACTTTATTTTTCCCGACTTCAAACTGAGGTTTAACTAATAAAATAATGTCTCTAGGGGGGGCTAATAATTCCCATAATTTAGCTAATACTTTTGTTAAAGAAATAAAAGATAAATCCATTACGGCTAAATCAGCAAAAATTTCTCCGTTATAGAGTTTTTCTGGAGTTAAATGACGGAAATTAGTTCTTTCTAATAAAATTAACCTCTCATCTTGTCGTAATTTCCATGCTACTTGTCCATATCCCACATCTACACCATAAACTTTTTCAGCTCCTTGTTGTAATAAACAATCTGTAAATCCTCCAGTAGAAATACCCCCATCAAGGCAAATTCTTCCTTCTATATTGATCTTAAATTCATTTAAGGCTTTAACTAACTTTTCTCCTCCCCTGGATACAAAAAGAGGTTCAGCTTCCACTTCAATCAAGCTCTCTATATCAATTAAAGTCCCCGGTTTATCTACTATTTGTTGTTTGACTCTTACTTTTCCCGCTCTAATCATTTTTTGTGCGATCGCTCTAGTATCACACAATTGCTTTTCTGTCAATAATATATCTAGTCTTTCTTTGGTCAAAAGTAATTACTCCTAAAAATTATTCAAGAAAAAATATTGGCTTAAAAGTAAGAATTAATCTAATAATAATTCAAATAATAAATAAAAAAACAAGATATATTTAACAGGTTTCTAACCAATCATAAATACGATCTAATTGTTCGATGGTAACTAATCCATATTGCCATAAAACCATCGGCATTAAACCCAAGTTTTGATTTACTGAACGTTGAGCAATAGCAATAGAATCTTGAGGTAAATTGATTTCCTCTTGCAAAAATTTGACAAAACGATTATAGGTAATAGTAGGCATAATATTAATTAATTGATTTAAAAATTGTTAATAAAAAATGAAAAAATAGTTATAAAATATGTTATTTTTTATCAGAAGTAGATTTGATAGTTTTATCAAAAACTCTTATTCTTATCGCTTTTTTTATTTACTTTTTGCTCTAATTTTTATAGAGAAAGAGTATAAAAACATTGTTCCCACAACCATAAAACTACTTATAGATTTACGTTTTGATGGATTGGTGTTTGATATTTTGATGATGATCTCTTCTTCAATCACGAAAAATTATTGATACACTTCTTCTCAGTTGAAAATAGATCGTTAGCTATATGAGAATAACAATTCTAGTTTGATAAAACTAATAATCTACACGATATTTTTTTTAAAATTATGTTCAAAAAGTAGCTTTAAAGATGTGTATTAAAAATTACTATCTAAGAGCTTTCTGTAACCTTGACAAGAGATCTAATAATCCTCACTTCAATAAGTGTTAGTTGTGAACCTAACTACTTTACGGGAATGTTTAAGTAAAATATTATACATCTTTTTATTTCGTTTTGGTTAATTAATTTTCCTTCTTTTTTTCATCCTCTACCATTTTGACATTGATGCGATCGCCAATGTTGATTTTTAGTTCTGTTGATCTATTTTCTGCCAGTTCAATGACTTGATCAATTGGTACGTTTGAATTAAAAAGAGGACAAGGTTCAACTTTACAAGGGGGCGCTTTAACTATATTTTTAACAACTCCTTCAGAAACAAAAATCATGTCAAGGGGAATAGATACATTTTTCATCCAAAAACTAACAGTTTGGGGAGGATTGAAAGGAAATAACATACCACGATTTGGAGGGAGGGAATTACGATACATTAAACCAATAGATTGTTGTTGGGGAGTTGCCGCAATTTCTAATTCAATTTCTTGATCATTAATTAGTAATTTAGCACCGATGGGTAAATTCTGAGCCAAGGAAGTATTATCAACAGGAGTAATTTCGACAGAATTATTTATCTGATTATCAGACACAGAAGGGGATTCAAAATCACAACCAAAGAAAAAGAAACTAATAAGAATAATTAAAGGATAATTTTTAAATAATTTCATCACAGGAAAATAATAAATAGTTAGTATTAAATAGTAACTTAAGATTCTTGAAAAAAAGATGGAAAGTTAGCGATGAGCAATAGACAATGGATACAGTTTTTAATTTTTTACTAATTTTAAAAGATGCAAGTTAAAAATCATTCTACTTTTTCCATAAAACCATAATAAATTACTTAGTGAAAGTAAAGAATTGTAAAAAATAAAAGCTCAATTGCTAAGAGAAGTTTAAATTCAAAGTAAAAACAGAGGAATGATATTAATATGCAAAAATAAAGAGTTTTCAGAATGGACAATGAATCACAAATAAATAATAAATTCATAGCCAAAACATCTTAATAAACCTTTGTGCCTTCGTGCACCGAAGCGATAGATAAAACGAACTTTCAAAATAACACAGAAGTAGAATTATGACAGCAACTCTCACTGATGAGAAAAAAAGTGACGATAAAAAAATATCTTTAAAAATAGGTATTCCTAGGGAAATTTATCCTAACGAGTGTCGAGTTTCCGCTACTCCCGACACGGCGACTAAATTACAAAAACTTGGTTTTACCATTTTAATTGAAACTCAAGCAGGAGAAAAAGCTAGTTTTAGCGATCGCGTCTATGAAGAAATTGGGTGTAAAATTATTCATAATAAAAAACAATTGTGGCAGGAAGCTGACATTATTTTAAAAGTGCGTCCTCCAGAGCAAGAAGAAGTAAACTTATTAGATAGCAAGAAAACCTTAATTAGTTTCATCTATCCCGCTCAAAATCCCGAGTTATTAAGAGAATTATCGGATAAAAAAGCAACAGTATTCGCAATGGATGCTGTGCCTAGGATTAGTCGGGCTCAAAAATTAGATGCTTTATCTAGTATGGCAAATATTGCAGGGTATCGAGCCGTAATCGAAGCAGCAAATAACTTTGGTAGGTTTTTTACAGGGCAAATTACGGCGGCGGGAAAAGTGCCTCCTGCGAAAGTATTAGTTATAGGTGCTGGGGTTGCAGGTTTAGCCGCTATTGGCACGGCTAAAAGTTTAGGGGCTATTGTTAGGGCATTTGATACTAGATTAGTAGTTAAAGAGCAAATTGAGAGCTTAGGCGGTGAATTTTTAGAATTAGAATTTGCTGAAGATGGCTCAGGGGAAGGAGGTTATGCTAAAACCATGAGTAAGGAATTTATCGATGCGGAAATGGCTTTATTTGCCGAACAAGCCCAAGAAGTTGATATTATTATCACTACTGCCTTAATTCCGGGTAAACCTGCCCCGAAACTCATTACTGAGGCGATGGTGAGTAGTATGCGTCAAGGTTCGGTGATAGTTGACTTAGCCGCCGAACAAGGGGGTAACTGTGAGGTTACAAAACCTAACGA encodes the following:
- a CDS encoding DUF3750 domain-containing protein, whose translation is MNLTVDLRVAKIPYLGLIAVHYWFIIIENNNFERWEIWQSKHLVTTSWGHLHQNLMTATQGVGNGSSWLETQWIGKEAEILRKIIRESPEQYPYNYIYHYYPGPNSNTYVQWILNQANIPYILERRGLGKNYLKYNYFLANLRN
- a CDS encoding phosphoribosylanthranilate isomerase, whose product is MRVKICGITNLEQGLAIVNSGADTLGFICVAKSPRYVNNEIIKNIIQQLPKEISKIGIFVNENIDNLIKTVQETGLTGIQLHGEESTAFCAQLREFLPDIEIIKAFRYQNPESLALLDSYIPVIDTILLDAYQQGVYGGTGKILNWLELLNFRPSRPWLLAGGINPDNVLNALEILKCDGIDVSSGVEISPGNKDLDKIRQLFQKLNTLKNQLNSSN
- the psaK gene encoding photosystem I reaction center subunit PsaK; this translates as MNYLVLSNLLANIPQTVEWNFNIALVMISANLLAVFIGRFAIQKAGIGPDLPVDKPALWKKFGLPELLATLSFGHILGAGFVLGLSNAGLL
- a CDS encoding FHA domain-containing protein, with protein sequence MITLTLLHPLKSIAVQKWNFEPNSVIRIGRANDNEVVLYSAVVSRHHLEIRPRGNDWALVNLGSNGTFINGKKINKVLVKDGMVIRLASSGPKIKITLAQGVESNVTQESNKPKTQPLTSRDISKDTVMN
- a CDS encoding TlyA family RNA methyltransferase, giving the protein MTKERLDILLTEKQLCDTRAIAQKMIRAGKVRVKQQIVDKPGTLIDIESLIEVEAEPLFVSRGGEKLVKALNEFKINIEGRICLDGGISTGGFTDCLLQQGAEKVYGVDVGYGQVAWKLRQDERLILLERTNFRHLTPEKLYNGEIFADLAVMDLSFISLTKVLAKLWELLAPPRDIILLVKPQFEVGKNKVGKNGVVRDAQIQAEAINQVLTEALRLSWQYQSLTWSPITGPAGNIEYLLWLNQIESNQPPNIDVIEKLTKESRKQLIMNNLKSSIPV
- a CDS encoding DUF2949 domain-containing protein, whose translation is MPTITYNRFVKFLQEEINLPQDSIAIAQRSVNQNLGLMPMVLWQYGLVTIEQLDRIYDWLETC
- a CDS encoding DUF192 domain-containing protein is translated as MKLFKNYPLIILISFFFFGCDFESPSVSDNQINNSVEITPVDNTSLAQNLPIGAKLLINDQEIELEIAATPQQQSIGLMYRNSLPPNRGMLFPFNPPQTVSFWMKNVSIPLDMIFVSEGVVKNIVKAPPCKVEPCPLFNSNVPIDQVIELAENRSTELKINIGDRINVKMVEDEKKKEN
- the pntA gene encoding Re/Si-specific NAD(P)(+) transhydrogenase subunit alpha — encoded protein: MTATLTDEKKSDDKKISLKIGIPREIYPNECRVSATPDTATKLQKLGFTILIETQAGEKASFSDRVYEEIGCKIIHNKKQLWQEADIILKVRPPEQEEVNLLDSKKTLISFIYPAQNPELLRELSDKKATVFAMDAVPRISRAQKLDALSSMANIAGYRAVIEAANNFGRFFTGQITAAGKVPPAKVLVIGAGVAGLAAIGTAKSLGAIVRAFDTRLVVKEQIESLGGEFLELEFAEDGSGEGGYAKTMSKEFIDAEMALFAEQAQEVDIIITTALIPGKPAPKLITEAMVSSMRQGSVIVDLAAEQGGNCEVTKPNEVYKYNGVTIVGLTDLPSRMASQSSQLYGTNLWHLLKDMGGNDNFTVNLEDEVIRGALVTYQGDVTFPPPKIAQPSPTTTVKPEVKIVTSESKKEKKSNSGLLWAVLAVLALIGIGIGAPSSFLSHFTVFILAVFVGWQVIWNVTPALHTPLMSVTNAISGIIIIGGMLQISGELTSPTTILGAIAILVGTINISGGFLVTQRMLKMFRR